The window CGCTATCCTTGTCAGCTTCTGAGTTAGCACGATCTTTATCATTATTGTTACTCTTATCTGCCTTATCTATTTTCTTTTCGGTCTGCTTTGTAGTTTCTACCTTTGATATGGGTCTATCGATACTGTTGCTATTTATTTGCTTATAGCCAATCACAGATAGACTTACAATCAATATCAAAGCTGCAGACAGTAAAGCGATTTTCTTTTTTGAATTTGTTCCCATATATGTAACCATCCTTGCTGGAGCTTAACTGTATTAAGACTCCAAATATATTATCGATATGTTTTAAGACATATTTGCTTTGCTTATTTTTGGTATTGCTAATTAACATTTTCCCAAAATGGCAATGTAAGGTCAACCAAATAAAGACCTTAAGCCATTGAAAATACTTATATTATAAAATCCAAGTATAAGTATAAACAATTAGCTCTCTGTAGATATGGAAGATAAACTTAATAAGGAATGCTAAATAAATTATTATATGAAAGAGAGGATATAGAATGAGGCATAGACATGTAATAGCCTTACTTCTTGCCTTCGCACTTACTGTTGCGCCGTTCGCATCTTTTGCGGCGGAGCTTTCAGGTGAGGGTACGGCTCTTGAGTCACCTCGTGTTGCAGCTAAAGAGGTAGATTCAAAGACTTCGGACGCTGTTACAGACGAAACGCTGTCAAGCGATGAGGTAACTGTCGCAGAAGGCGAAGAAGCTCAAGGGGCAGAAGTAGGTACCTCGGAAGAGGGTATTGCAAAAACAAGCGAAAGAGACACCGTTGATGAATGGGTTGCCACAGACTTTACCTATGGAGATTACGAAGATCTTATTTATGGGTGTGATTATACAAGGCAAATCATTGTTTCCGGGAAGGTAGTAACAGGTTTTACTGCTCAAGGAGAAGAAAAACTTGCTAATAATAAAGACTTGGTTCTTCCTGCCAAAGATGATAAGGGTAATGTTCTTGTCGGTGTGGGGGATTCGGCTTTTAAGTCCAAAGGACTTACTTCAGTTAAATTTCCTACAGGAATGATGGTTTCGTACGACGATACTGTCACTAATCGTGTTACAAAACGGGGAAATTACATTATAGCGGAGAGTGCTTTTGCAGGTAACGAACTGACGTCGGTATATTTGCCTAGTGGAGTTCTGGCTGTCATGTCAGGCGCTTTCCAAAGCAATAAGTTGACAAAAGTAACGCTTCCAAGAACGATATGGTGGCTTGAAACGCTTTCTTTTGCCAAGAACCAGATTACTGATGTAAGCTTTCCTGTAACAACGGACTTCCAGCTTGAGCTGCATGGTATGGCTTTTGCCAGCAATAAAATCAAGTCCGTTACAATTCCGGACTACGTAGAAGTAATCAACAAACACGTATTCGCACTTAATCCGGGAATGGAGGCTTGCGATCCTGCTGCAGGAGATAAAGAAGTAGCTTTAGGTGGAGTCGTATATATGTATACGGATAACCCTGCTCTTGAGTACAAGGACCGTATCCATCACATAGATCAACCGACAGCAAGCCAAAAATCATGGCATCAGAAGCTTATCGTTATTGATGGAACACCGGAAACATCAAACCCGGATACTGACAGGTGGAACGAGAGCGACTTTACTTACGAAGGACAAACAATAACCGGTCTAACACAGCAAGGTATTACAAAGAGGGCTGTCAATAAGGATCTCGTTATACCTGATTCCACGCCTAATGGTACGCTTGTAACTGCATTGGCAGATACGACGAGTTCTTACGGGTTGTTTGCCAGCGAAACAGAGAAGTTTGATAGTGTAAGACTTCCAAGCGATCTTGAGAGAATTGGCAACAACGCATTCAGAGATAACGGACTTAATGACGTTGTGTTTCCTGCTGAACTCAAAGAGATTGGAACGACTGCATTTCAGACTAATAATCTGACTTCTGTAATAATGCCTGACACAGTAGATAAGCTTGGGGCCGGAGCGTTCGCGACAAACCCTAAGCTTGAGAGAATTAACCTCTCCGGTTCGCTCACGGAGATTCCGGATTCGGCATTCGGTTGCAGCGATGACAAGAACTATATGCCTAAACTTACAGAAATTGAAATCCCTGAAAATGTTACAAAGATTGGGAAACGCGCTTTTGCAGGGAATAATTTTAAAGAGATTAATATACCTTCCAAGGTTACATCTATTGGCAGCTATGCATTCTCGACAAAGAATTACTTGCGTGAGCCATGTACATTAACCTTGCCCGAAGGTCTTAAAACTATCGGAACATATGCATTCCGTAATAAGATAATCGAAATGGTTAAATTGCCTCAAACAGTAACAGCTCTTAAATCGAATGTATTCCTTAAGGAATACTCTGATGAAACTCCTGTAACTGTTACAAAGGTTTATGTAAGCAATTTCGAGCAGTATTCAGATAAGACAAACTTCCCACTGTCCGATACGCACGAGTTGATCTACACAGGAACGGATAATTGGGTAGCAGAAGACTTCACATATGGCACACAGGAGCTTAAAAAGAGTGACTTTGTGACCGCTGGGAATGATCAGGAAGCCGGATTGACGGGTGACATTTATGTAATAACCGGCCTGACAGAGCAGGGCACTAATAAGCTTGCTATAAATAAGGATATGGTTATTCCGGCGACTGATCCTGACGGCAAGAAAATTCAAGGGATAGGAGACAAGGCTTTCTACAAGGCAGGACTCACATCCTTGGCTCTTCCTGTGACAGAAAAGGTTGATAATACCACTGCATGGGATACGAGTGTAAACAAACGTGGCGATTTCTTTATCATGGGTTCTGCATTTAGAGGAAACGATCTTACAATTGTTGACATTCCTGAAGGAGTGCTTTTCATCGGAACTAATGCATTCCAAGACAATAAGCTGACAAGTGTCAAACTTCCTTCATCTCTTATGGTTGTAAGGGATCAGGCATTTGCGAGCAATACAACAAGCACGACAAATGCAATCGCTTCAATAAACATGCCTGAGAATACGGATTTTCCAATCTCTTTCGGAGCGATGTCATTTGCGTTTAACAAGTTAACGAGTGTTCAGCTTCCGTCTAAGACAATTGTCGTTGATAAAAATGCTTTTGTTGTCAACCCCGGAATGGAACCTGTTCCTGCCGGATCGACAACAACAGAGCAAAAAGGCGGAGTTGTATATATGTACATAGCCGACAGCAATCCAAGCTCGGCAATTGCCAATCTCTCTGGAACAGGCGTGTCTAAGAGTAATGTTCAGAAGCTATTTGCCGGAGAAGCAGCTCCTGCAGAGTTTGGCCCTTGGGATGCAAATGACTTTACATATGAACAAGGCATAGTCACAGGACTTTCCGAAATAGGACAGAAGAAAATAACACATAATAGCAACCTGGTAATTCCTGCCAAGAGCCCTGACGGAGTATTAATTACTGAAATAGGTTCGGTTCCGGTTACTGATAGTCACGGTCTGTTCGACTATTCATATACTAATTCGGACACCGGAGAGCCGGAAACATATGTACCAACATCAGTAATTTTCCCGTCAACACTTAAGAAAATTGGCTCTTTGGCTTTCCAGGCGCAGATAGATACAAAAACAGGCGATCAGAAGGGCATTACAGCTGTTAATTTCCCTGAGGGTCTGGAAGAAATAGGTCAAATGGCATTTAGGTATGCACCACTTACTTCGGTTAGACTGCCTGACAGCGTTATAACTCTTGGAGTGGCTGCATTTACTTCTACAGATAAGGCAAAGGTTAAGATGACATCTCTTAGTTTATCTGAGGGCCTCACATCGATTCCTGCGAGCGCATTCCAGTCTCACGATATAAAGGAACTGGTAATTCCTGCGAATGTAACTTCTGTTGGAGGAAGAGCATTCGCCGGATCCCCGCTTACATCACTGGTCCTTAACGATAAACTGACAAAGATCGACACATATGCATTTGCACAGCATCAGCTTACATCACTTATTATTCCTTCATCTGTCAAAG of the Synergistaceae bacterium genome contains:
- a CDS encoding leucine-rich repeat domain-containing protein; amino-acid sequence: MRHRHVIALLLAFALTVAPFASFAAELSGEGTALESPRVAAKEVDSKTSDAVTDETLSSDEVTVAEGEEAQGAEVGTSEEGIAKTSERDTVDEWVATDFTYGDYEDLIYGCDYTRQIIVSGKVVTGFTAQGEEKLANNKDLVLPAKDDKGNVLVGVGDSAFKSKGLTSVKFPTGMMVSYDDTVTNRVTKRGNYIIAESAFAGNELTSVYLPSGVLAVMSGAFQSNKLTKVTLPRTIWWLETLSFAKNQITDVSFPVTTDFQLELHGMAFASNKIKSVTIPDYVEVINKHVFALNPGMEACDPAAGDKEVALGGVVYMYTDNPALEYKDRIHHIDQPTASQKSWHQKLIVIDGTPETSNPDTDRWNESDFTYEGQTITGLTQQGITKRAVNKDLVIPDSTPNGTLVTALADTTSSYGLFASETEKFDSVRLPSDLERIGNNAFRDNGLNDVVFPAELKEIGTTAFQTNNLTSVIMPDTVDKLGAGAFATNPKLERINLSGSLTEIPDSAFGCSDDKNYMPKLTEIEIPENVTKIGKRAFAGNNFKEINIPSKVTSIGSYAFSTKNYLREPCTLTLPEGLKTIGTYAFRNKIIEMVKLPQTVTALKSNVFLKEYSDETPVTVTKVYVSNFEQYSDKTNFPLSDTHELIYTGTDNWVAEDFTYGTQELKKSDFVTAGNDQEAGLTGDIYVITGLTEQGTNKLAINKDMVIPATDPDGKKIQGIGDKAFYKAGLTSLALPVTEKVDNTTAWDTSVNKRGDFFIMGSAFRGNDLTIVDIPEGVLFIGTNAFQDNKLTSVKLPSSLMVVRDQAFASNTTSTTNAIASINMPENTDFPISFGAMSFAFNKLTSVQLPSKTIVVDKNAFVVNPGMEPVPAGSTTTEQKGGVVYMYIADSNPSSAIANLSGTGVSKSNVQKLFAGEAAPAEFGPWDANDFTYEQGIVTGLSEIGQKKITHNSNLVIPAKSPDGVLITEIGSVPVTDSHGLFDYSYTNSDTGEPETYVPTSVIFPSTLKKIGSLAFQAQIDTKTGDQKGITAVNFPEGLEEIGQMAFRYAPLTSVRLPDSVITLGVAAFTSTDKAKVKMTSLSLSEGLTSIPASAFQSHDIKELVIPANVTSVGGRAFAGSPLTSLVLNDKLTKIDTYAFAQHQLTSLIIPSSVKEIGSSAFAVAQEGRNATLTNLVLSKGLEKISSKAFQNSLLKTVILPETVKTLDKAAFEGNISGEGDGRAVLRTSNLEQSQASGTYTKVVIDGKGHVVKFDNMAGTGWDQNDFTYSGDETTITGWSASGNEKRKLNHDLVLPNVSPSGVTITAIGDMAFQSPESERVIGKYESTAVYGIETVAFPESLQVIGNKAFEYNNLKSVPLESATQLKDIRVSAFHANQISNLVIPDTVVAMGDGVFSMNAITSLTMSKNVTVIPQGAFSMNIRLDNITIPDTVTEIQQTAFAGARLTELNIPASVTKIGQKAFHLHHLQSLTIPGTVKEIEDNAFEGTFKATTLQTLVLEEGIEKIGAGAFKEGLLEEVALPTSLKELGTEPFQNNAGEAGSGVVLLTTENPTHLKWNNAKYHTIKLINFELDWIAEDFVIENGEIKGLSDKGKVKATVNPNMVIPAKDQDGKPITSIAQASFNGAAVPECKELVSVVIPDSVISLGNGAFTNCTSLTDVTLSKNLTEIPNAAFNATAIKKLDIPEGVKTIGNNAFTGAPITELKLPSTLETIGSSAFGNHQLTELEIPANVKSIGNYAFRVSNENLKDSLSTLKLNEGLKSIGSGAFGRSNLTSVDLPSTVKTLNKLAFDKSANTVDVLTSNVELLASDNPTRQLNIVLPIRTVTFETSYGTLDKTSAKTTIKGVLEELSDPEGADSCNTFGGWFTADETQATIDTVYSKDTTLTAKWSTSHDWSDWVIVEPTTEADGSETRTCSKNPNHVETKVIPKITYGFLEGDAQEGDKKVWVLEDEGELRFRIERSYKDAETFERAETVMIDGVVLSEDMYGVEPGSLIVKLKDIYLNTLTKGNHSISVSFNDNGSVTTTFAVVDKTSGDIDDGSGNGNGNGNGDGSGSESGSAKTGDDSAIAIYMTLMLLATSGFGAAMVARRKKN